In Setaria italica strain Yugu1 chromosome IX, Setaria_italica_v2.0, whole genome shotgun sequence, the genomic stretch TCTTTATGGCACAATATTGATGTTCTTAAAATCGAAATAAAAAATAGTTATTACTATATTTCATACTTAACATTAGTGGAATAATATAATTAATAATCAGTCCAAGTATTATCCTCATGAAATTAAATACACCAATGTTATCTCAAACAAGATAACAACAAAATCCAATCGGTTTATataacaaaaaagaagaagcagaaaatATCAACTAAATAACAACACATCATACACGATGCTCCTCACAGGGTTTATGACCCCTAATCAAAACATTTGAATTGGCATGATTGAAGCATTCAAGGTTGACAGAAGCAAACACTAATATTTACACAAAGGATAGTTTATTTCAAACCGATATTAAATAACAACATGATGAAGCACTTATTCAGTAGCATTATGTTCtcgtacatatatatacatcttaATTTCTtacttcttcatgatatcacTTACCTATATATGTGCGCCACTCACAAACCGATTCGGAATTTCAGGtagtttttttcttctaaaattaCTTACAACACACGGAATCAGGATGGGTGTTGTAAGCCTCTAGTAGAGATCTTGGACTTTATGGGGATGACCTGCTGCACCAATGGCCTCATCAAGCTTCTTGCTACTCTCAAGGGGCCCTAGGCCAAAATGTATGTTTGGAAAATGTGCCCACTGAAATGGAAAAGAATCAATATAGTTAGACTATTAAGCTGGTCAGTCTATATATGtatgtttttctttgaaatttaaatatttatttgtttaCCTTAATTAATACTATCATCATTCCAAAATGTAAGGCACTTATGTATTTGAGGATTCAAGACTTGTaatctttgaccaacaattagcCTCATCATGTAAtgcaaaatttattttatgGAACATATATTATCATTATATTGATTGTGCCAAGTCAGGCTATACCTTATATTTTGGGATAGAGAGTCTAAGAAAGAAACAACACGAAGATGGATGCTATATTGAGTAAATTATTGCTAACTGAATATATTCCTAGAAAGAAAATGACGATATATGTATAATATGTTTATAATATAACATTAGTTCTTGAAAACCAGTATGCAAGTATCAAGGAGTTTTAGAAACAACAACTATTATTTACTAAATCATTATTTGAAAAGTGTTGTTTTTTTATACATGTATGGACATCCATACTTTTTATAAAGGCATAATCATTATTCACAAAGTGTTTCAAAAGTATTTCTTGAAAATTAATGAGATTGACTTTGATCTCTTTTGCAGAGATAAATAACAGGACATCCCTTAGACTtgtttttaaattattttaataaaTCCAATACCTAATTTTTGTTCAGCTCGTTTTCCATCTAGTTCATTTTAATGGGATAATTATCTTACATATATCGAATATGCATATATGCTAATATATACAGTTGTGCTTTATGCAAATCATGTACTTACGTTCTTTGCTGCGGTGCTGAATGCTTCCCTATGACTTATGGCCGGGTTGCTTGCTTTAATCCTTCGTATCTCTTccctaaaaaaaatcatgtaccATGCATCTCAACATACATGTTTATACAAGTTTATTATTTGATCCTAAAAAGAGAAACCACGCTGCAATAGAATAAGAAAGCTAAAATTGGGTTGACCAAACTCACTTAATAAATCTATTGTATGCTGAAGGAACACGTTGCCTCTTCTCTGGAGCTGCTGTTTAAAAAGATCGGATGATATGAAGTTATATTAGACCTTTTATGGAAACACATAAATATACatatcttttaaaaaataaaacatatgtGCAAGCATATAAAACTTTTGAGGTGCAAAAGGCAATAATCTTAGGTCACATGCGCATATGTCGTTTAATTTATTCCTTTTGAATCAACTGTGTCCTTTACAATTGACAAGGGTAATAACTTGAAATTATCTTCACAAATCGATACATGAGGACACAATAACCACAATCAGGAAGGACACGGTTGAGCTAAAAACTCCTATTTCATGAGAGTTTGAATGCTACTTGAAACCCTTGCATGAGTACCTCACACCAAGCAAGGAAGACCTCAGTATAAGGCCTAGTACAGCCTTTATTTCGATAATATATTAACATTCAAGAAATAGAATAGCATCAAATATGTGCATTTGGGATATTTATCAACCAGCCTTATTTTTCTGAGAAAATTATGGGTACACATACTGTTTGGTTCATTCGTTACTGGAAAACTTGATGCCGCTTTCCTTAAGAACACCATATTTCAATGCATACACTAGTTGTAACCACACTTCATAGTTACTAAACCTGATGGTAACTGAAAACTACTTTTACTTGCAACGATAATTCATTTCTGTGGTGTGTACTGTCATATTTTGAGTTATGATTTCAATAGTGTTCACCCAGTTAGTTGTGAGAATAGTAACAGAGCAGAAAATTTAAAATAGTGACTGCGAGACAAGCATCGAGGTGCTGATATGACCTTTTGTCTCTACTTTATATCAACAATTAAGAGATATATTCATTCATTcttagaaaaaagagagacatGCATACCTCCTCATTCTTTTGCTACCTAAACATTGCACACATAACGTGTGCTTTTGTGTCATGCAAGTATGTCATTTTTTATTGGCCATAAAATAAGTACTTCTGTGATGCGATGTTTGATCATTAACTAGCTTGAACTTTTATTTTCCAAAAATTCAAATTAACACTTATTTTAGGAATGTTCACTTTAGATTTCAAGTTCCGGTACTTTATTATCGGCGATATTTACGGGTACTTGTGTGATACAATGTACATATATGCTATGCATTTTTTAACATTAGACAAACTTGatcttttttcttcaatttttcACATTAATAATTACTTTAGGAGGCATCACTTTAAATTTCAAGTTTACTTTCAATTTTCTTTGAGATATTAAAACTGGATAATTATACTGAACTGGAACATTATATCATTTCTCCAAAAAATCACTTTGGCTATAAGCTTGAATTTTTATAGGTTCTGCAGTACTCAATATAGACCCATTTCTTTTTGGATCTATCATGTTTTGTGGTAAAAAAAGAAGTTTCCCCAAAAACTTGCATTCAATTAAGTGTATGTGCATATAATTTATGTACCAGTAAACtgattttggaaaaaaaaatatttgttgaGGGAAGCAATGTCCAAAACAGTTTAATTATTACGTCCACAAAGTGATCAATAATTTGGTTCCGTCATATTTAAGTTATAGCAAAAAGATACATATATATCAGTCTTACCGCGCACGTGCAGCATATGATCCTGATCGCCTTTTGTTGAGAACATCGTTGGCATCCGGTATTTTGAAGACGAAGGTGCATACTCACAGTAGTTTTCAGTACTAAAACTGAAATTGTGGACCTTGAGATTCTCCTGCACCAACTGAAACAATCATGTCAATAATGTAGCTGCGAAAGCTCCTTTCTCAAACGAAGACTGCAACAGTGTACTTCCATATCTCCAGTTTATAGCAGCAACACACAGTACAAAGGACCAAGTGACATGTTATATCTTTAATTAACAGTCGATCCAATTCATTTGGTAAGAACTCAGGCATCTGGTTCAAAGCATGTGCAAGCTTTAAACTCGTTCATGTCAGAAAGCAGTACCGAACACTTTAGCTTGTCTCTACTGTATAAAGTATTGAAAATGACATGACCCATGCATGCACATTTCGGCTTTTATCTGCTACTAGCTACGTAGGTAGGGCAACCTACTAGATGTTTGGCGTCTCTACGTACATATGCTGTCTTTCAAGAACTTACCGTCTACATGTATCTAGCCTGTTTTGCGGTAACAAATAATGCAGAATGAGCTTGCAGTCAAGACAGTACTCAGGTTAGGAGTAATAAGACATCGAAATATGGCAATGCTTTGAACTTTTGCAGGCATATTGGCATTCATGACTACAACTTTGAAGTGACAAAAGGGTTTAGCTGCTTCTTTAGAAGTGATTAGGGTTGATCTCTTCAAATTGCATGCACTACAGATCTTGCACAAATTAATGCTGCTATTCATGTCAACCTGtgtgcgtttggtttggagacaagaagggatgggacggtgccgttcctattttttgggatgggatcatcccgtcttatgtttggttgagagggatgaattcatcccagttttttgtttggtacgatggattgaaaacgagggacggatggctcgggtaacaccgttagctacatgtgtttagtgggacccacatgtcatatatgggcccacatgtcatcttcttttcttttttttttctcctcatccttatcttctccaacCCGCTAGAGCTCCCGAAGGCCCAGGCTGCACGGCCCCTGctcgcccgccggagctccgcgccgcccccgctcgcccccgccggaggtccctgtcgccccggccgcgccgcccccgctcgcccccgccggaggtcccaaccgcgccgcccccgctcgccccaggccgcgccgccggaggtacccgctcgccccaggatgcgccgccggaggggcctgctggccgtgggcaccggccgcggcgccggggtgCTCGCCCCGCCGGCTGGACCCGCTTGCTCCGGCGGCCGCTCGTCCCAGGCCACGCCGTCGGAGGtccctgccggccgccgaccctgggcaccggccgcgccacTGGAGGACCCCGTCCTGCCGGAGACGAAGCAGCCCCGCGCCAGTCTTGCGAACGGAGAAGGACGGAGCAGACGGCGCCCGAAGTGGGATGACtctgtccgctcgttttggccggacggggtcatcccgcATCTTGGGAGCATATTCCCATTTGTGGACCGTCCCGTCCCTCGTGActccgaaccaaacactatcaaaTTTGGGACCGTCccgccccgtcccgtcccgtccccggtACCAAACACAAGTGATTCTGGACAGGAAGTGATTGGATCAGTCCTCTCAAGTTCACTGACAGCAGGCTAGTGCAATGCCCACAACGGACTGTCACAATGTTCAGCATGCTATTACTCGGGACACTGACCTGCAGATTCATCACAGCGAAAGACCAGCATTAGGTGTGTATTGAAAAAAATTATTAGTAACGACAATGGTTTACAGTTGACTCTATGAAAGAGTGCCAGCAAACACTGAGAAGAGGAAGTGTTTTTAGAACAAAAACAATCATTgtggaaaagaaaaaatctGCTAATTAAATTTCAATAATGGAGAAATTTGTAGATTTACAAGAACGAGGAGTGCAAGGCATGATCCAAAAAGCCTTCTCCAGATGCATATATGATGCGCTGTATGGGCTCCGTTTCTCTCTTTTCCCTTTTATGTTACGCTGCGCTGCTGCCTGCGAAACTGTTGCTCCATGACTTTTATCAGGGCTCTGCGGGTCAGACCACAACTGGGGCACCCTTTTCCAATGTCTGTACTCTGTACACTGCTTCTTCCCTTTCCctttccatttttatttttcaatttcCCTCTGGGTGCACACTGCCAcccgagctgaagaaacaaaaGCCTACTTTGTTTGATTCCTCACTGATCTTCTTTTGTGCACAAACTCCAAGAAGGCCATAATACTATATAATAAGCTAGAATAAACAAGTGAGTGTATGCCCTACAAATGATTGTGCGTGCTCCCAGGAGGGGAGTAAACTCAAATCCATCACACTTCATATCTCGCACAAACACACAAAAACAAAATCAACAAAAGTACTCGTGTAGTTGTGAAATGCGAAGCATCATGCAGCTATATTTTGTTGTTTATGTGCGATGTTTTCTGAAGATAAGTTTATGTGCGATTTTTAGAGAACTCTTGCATCGTCTGTATAATTTTCTCCCTGCTCCATGCATATGCTTTATTTtctgacacacacacacacaaaatacTAAAAGAATAATTGGAGAGTTtggaaagaaaaagatgcaAGAGACGACAGTGACAATTCAATGCAGAAGCCACTTTGGCACGGGCAtgcgatgcatgcatgcattagtGGGACATGCAGGTGTGCATAGCAACAAGATGGATCGACCTCCTTTTTATCTTTGGCTAGGACAGAGGGAGACGGCATTGGAGTTGCAGAAATGTGTACTgcaagttcagacttcagagaagGCAAAGATCTCTAGCGAAAGATCTTGTAGCTAGTAGACACCGCATGTATGCATACACATTGGTGATATATAGGCGGAAGTGCGTGGTCAGTGTAGGATCTCCCTTTATCTATCTTTTGATACGTTGGAGAAAGCAAAACGGCATTCGAGTGGCTGTGGAAGTGTAGAGATATAATGTGAAAGATCGTAGAGAGATCCTTAAGCATTTCAACAAAGCTCAACGTTTCCAATTCGATCGATCCCCTTTTCTGATAAACTTTTAGGCAATATGACGCTGAAACGATAATAATGGTAAAATCAACATCCATCATCCATGCATGGAAAAAGGCTGAAAGAAATAACTATGTGCAGTACTCTTCACCAGAGATCAAAAGTAAAAAACAGAAATCGAAGAAAAACTTAGCATATACAAATTCTATACAATCTATCAGCACTACTAGTACACTACGCTTCCTTAGTTCCTTTCTACATGATCGTTTTAGCGGAGTGGAGTGATTTTCCTTTTATTCAGTGTCATTGAGGTTTTGCGGAAGAAAGATATCAAATGGGAACAAACCAAAAGATCCAGACAAGCAAAATCCCATGAAAGAAAACATGTAAAAAAAACAGGAAGTGTTATTTTGGATCTTCTCCATCGGTGACAAACTCACCTACAGTGCAGTATCCTACTGCTCTAGTGTTCTTCCTCTAATCCAATCAATAGCTTTGATCTTTAGAGAACTCTTTCCATCAGTTAATCCTTCGGAACTCCCTAtgtgttgttttgttttgtttgatacGATGAATAAAGATTAAACTAGCAATAATGCACAGCAGACAAATCTTTGGCCCAAATTACTTCCCAATTGCCTTAGTTTTAGAATACAGTATATATTACCACCTTTagcatattatatatataaaacTTACCTTTGTGTGAGGACGAGAAAGAGTAGTGAGACGGTTTAATTAGAACATTAAAGTTCCATGTCTAGATATTCGTTATGCACTAAACTTAGAACCTTATGGTTGTTATTGCATGCTCTTTGTTGCAGTTCAAGTGGGGAAGGAACAAATCTTACTCCCTGTATTGTTTCAAGCAGTTAAAACGAAACCACCAGACTGGTAGGCGAGAAATGGTGCTCAAGGAAACTACATACACATATGCACCTTCTTCTTTGTGCAGAAGCACTTAGCTATACATGTACATCACATACTAGCTACACCAGGCAAAGAGAAATATACCAAATCTCTAAATTCAAGATCTAATAATGATGATAATTTCACAGAAGTACGCAAGGGGATAATGCTTGAAAAGTTGCGAGCATATGGAATTGCCAGACCATAATTAAGGAAGCGAGCGCACAgacacacacatatatacatgcatgtagtGGAGCTAGCACCCTTGCTCACAAGTTTCGTCTAAGACTCTATTTAATCACGTTCTTCCCAAGAATTGATCAGGAAAAGGTGCGAGAGAAGAAGAGCCCAATTTTCAGCGTTTGCAGACCTTGGCCTTCTCTCATGCCCATGGTTTGAAAAGTACAAGAGACGACCAACGACTCCCTTCAAAAAATTCAAACCGAACTGAAGAgttgaaaaggaaaggaaaaatccGCGGCAAAAGAAAAGACCGAAGAAGTACAGGGAAGGGAAAGAAGGGGGGAAATTCAGAAATTTCTTTCAACCTTCATAAACAATTTAGAGAGAAAGATGAAATCAGCAGAATGAACCTCAAAATCCTACAGAATTAACGATGTGTGTGATGATGCACATGTCTAAGCCAATCATTTCATGCATCTCTCCTTGTAGATCTGCACTTCAGAGGCAAGCGAAGAActgggaaaaaagaagagagagagagaggcagatAGAAAGAGGGAAAGAGAGAAATCAGATGGGGTTACCGCGAGAATTGTGTTGCAGAAGTTGCAGTGTACGTAGCACACATGCTCCAGCGCCGGCACGATCTGAGGCGCCGACATTCCTCCCGGTCGCCTTGCGTAATTCAAGCAATTGATCAAAGGAGGAGCTAgcgaagaggaggaagatgaggttGAAGCAACCAGGACGATGATATAGAAGCAGCAAGCAACAAGGACTAATCAAGGACCAGACGTCAGATAGGATTAGAAGATATATAGTGGTTGTTAGCTAGTAGCTACAGGAGCGACTTTTTGTAAATACAGAGATGTAAAGATGAGTGGAAGGATTGAGCTACTGATTTCTTGttggagagggggagagagagagagggcgaGGGGGAGTAGTGGCCTTTCTGTTGTGGCTGATGTGAAGGGATTGATGTGGGTGCAAAATGCTACAATGAATAGTTGGGGCCTCGTTGTGTCTAGAAGGATTCTCTGTGTCCGGTTACTGAGCAGACAGATGCGAAACAGATTGCAAATTATTTCCTCTAGTTCAAATTAAATAAATTCTATGAGAAATTTTAGACCGTTCGATTTTGCCGGATGGACGACTCTtattttttcaagcactctaaaatttctcgtGATAATGCTCACCTATCTATAGGACGTCCAAAAAAACTAAGACGGACATTTTGGTATAATCTGTTGTCCTGAAAACTTAAAGAAATTAACTCCTGATTAGAAGGAATATGTTTTGGTTATTGCACACATACTTGAATTGGGCATGTAAATATAAGGTTCTCTgaatgaaaataaaagaaatcccTTAACTAGTCTAGGTTCAGAGATGTGTGCATATGAACATGAAACAAAATATATAATTCTACGCCCAAAATTATGCAACACAACTACCATATCTTTAATAAATATTTAATAGGAGAAACTAGAGAAGGCCACCAATGTGTTGTCTTCTTGTGTGTGCGCGCCCGCGCGTGGGCGTATGCGTGTTGGGGGATCAATATCCAAATTGTGAAAAGAAATGTTACAATATTATATTCTAGATTATCTAAAGGCTTCAGCATTCTGCTCCTGAGTCTAATGTTATTGACCTAAAATAAATGATGAGGGATTGTTTGAAAGAATGAGATTTCATAAACACAACTAATCACAACACGATTAAGCAGATTTCCTGAGAGTTCTTTTCACATAGCTGACGGGGCTTGCTTTCTTTATTATCTCTCTGCTTTAATGACCAAGGGTGTCTAGTGTTACATATGAGTCCTCGTTTGGCAGCGATCACTCCGTTCCGCTCCTCGCCGAATTCCACAGACCGCTGCCAAATGCAAAAAAAGGGTGCCTGCTCCTCCCCTTAATCGAGAAGAAGCAATTCGCATTTTTTGTACAAGGGGGAGTGGAATCCGCTTCCGCTTCTGCCCCTCCCTGGTTGGCTCACACGGCTGCTGATGTTCACACACCCGCTCGTCCCTGTCCGTTGGCCGCTCGTACCCGCCAACTTGCCAACCACCGTAGCTCTTCTCTGCTCGCTCATCCGTCACTTGCAGCTCTTCTCCACCCGCCCATCGGCTGCCATAGTCCACCCTCCTCCCGCTGCTCACTCGTCCCCACGACGCCCCTCTCCCCCGCTCCATCTTGCTACTCCATGCTGTTTACACCTGTGCAGGCTCCTTCGTTTGCAGCCGCATTGGCTCGAGGGAGGGGCAATCTGCAGTGGGAGGCACCGACTTGAAGGAAGGTAGCATGAGGGAGGGTGAATCCGACATCGCCGTCGCCTGGATCCCATCCATGCTATCATGCTAGAGCTGGAGCCGAGGGAGAAGTGATGCCAAAGGATCAAACTATCAAGCCGGGGCCGGATCGAACCAGGGCTAGAGCACCCGACAGCCGAATTGGAGTGCTACCAAATAGGGCTCGAATTCACCGTGAGTAAAGTTTGTTTCCCCAACCAGCCATCACTGACCGAAGTGAGCAGGAAACCatgcctattttttttatatttttttttattccagactCATTTAATTCACTCCCACAGGGAGTCGAACTCAGACGTGCTGGGTGCTACgaaggtgctctaaccactagacTAGAGGCTCTTTCGTGGCAAAACATTTTCATGTATAGGAAATAAATTTACGAAGTGTATATATTTTTGACACACCCATCAAAGTTCGGCATATTAATGCATCTAAGCCCAATAATCATTGAAATCAATAGCGATTgcgtggaataatagattgattagagTATACAACATCTACAAATATATAGGCAGCCCTTGGTGAGGTTTATAGAATCACAACCGACCAAGGGATAAGACTGCCCATCCTAATCCATCTAGGACACGGCAGGGAGTCGGCTTGGGCCTGACGCACAGCCAGAGCCCATGTACACGCATGGCACATGCAGCACATACACATCTTCTAAGATGTCCCCACAGTCTGATCGTCGGTAGCTTGAACGTTGAGACTGGATCTGAACTCCGTGAACACTAAAGAAGGCAGGCCTTTGGTGAAAATGTCGACGTACTGAGAGCTTGTTGGAACATGAAGAACGCGGATATCACCAGTAGCAACGCGCTTGCGAACAAAGTGGAGATCAATCTCCACGTGTTTTGTGCGCTAATGTTTAACGGGGTTTGAAGACATGTGGACGGTGCTGATGTTATCGCAATAAACCAAGGCAATGCGACGTAGAGGAACATGCAGCTCAACGAGAAGTTGGTGCAACCAGGAGACCTCGGCAACGGCATTGGCAACCGCCCGATACTCAGCCTCGGCACTCGAGTGAGAGACTGTAGTCTGTCGCTTTGAAGATCAGGAGACCAAGTTGTCACCCAAAAAAACTGCATACCCGGAAGTGGACTTCCGGGTGTCTGGGCAACCAGCCCAATCAGCGTCGGAGTAAACCAGCAAATCCGACTGACTAGAGGGCCGAAGATGCAAACCCAAGTGAAGAGTGCCACGAATATACCGCAGAATGCGCTTCAAGGCGGCAAGATGTGGCTCATGAGGATCATGCATGTGTAGACAAACCTGCTGAACAGCATAAGCAATGTCGGGACGAGTGAAGGTGAGATACTATAGAGCACCAGCAAGGCTCCGAAAATCAGTCCCATTGACAAGCGGGGCACCATCAGTAGCAGACAACTTCGGATTTGTATCAACTGGTGCGGAACAAGACTTGCAATCAGTCATACCAGCACACTCTAGAATCTCCAACATAAACTGGCGCTAAGACAGAAGAAGGCCATCACCGAACCACTGAACATGCATACTCAGAAAATGATGAAGTTCACCAATATCCTTCATCGAAAACTCCCGCTGTAAGGCATCAATAGTGCGACGAAGAAGAGGTGTTGAAGATGTCGTGAGgactatatcatccacataaaggAGAAGATAGACCATGTGGTCGTCGCGGTGGTACACAAACAGGAAAGTGTCGGTCTTGGCTTCCACAAAGCCAAGTTGCAGCAGGTGAGAGGCAAAGTGACTGTACCAAGCATGAGGAGCCTGCTTAAGTCCATACAGAGAGAGATTCAGCCGACAAACATGATCAAGACGGGCGGTATCCTCAAAGCCATCAGGCTGAGAACAGTAGACTGTCTCTAAAAGCGTCCCGTGAAGAAAAGCATTCTTCACATTCAACTGATGAATCGGCCAATGACAAGAGAGAGCCAGGGATAGCACTAAACGGATGGTGGCTGGTTTGACGACAGGACCGAAAGTCTCAAAAAAATCAATTCCAGGTCGCCGAGTGAACCCGCGAAGCTCCCATCGCGCTTTGTAGCGCTTCAGAGAACTGTCGGCATGAAACTTGTGCTTAAAGACCCACTTGCCAGTAAAAACATTGGCCCAAGTAGGACGTGGTACAAGATCCCACGTGTGATTGGCCAGCAGCGCGTCAAACTCCTCCTGCATGGCCTGGTGTCAATTGGGATCAGCGAGAACACCCCAGTAAGTGCGAGGCACTGGTGACAGCTTGGAGGAATGAAAAAGTTTTGGCAGATGGAATCCCAGCTTCCCGCGCGTCGTCATGGGGTGCTGATTGGCGACGGGACGCATGGGAACCGCACCGCGAGGAAGAACGGTCGGAGCAAGAGGCTACGTGGGGGGAAAACCATGGGCGCTTGCCTGACTAGTCAGAGCGCTCGCCCGACCGAGCGGAGTGGTCGCTGGTGCCGTCAGGGCGCTAAGACGACCGATCAAAGAGGTTGCCGATGCGGTCGGGGCGCTCACCCAACCGATCGAGCGCACGCTGG encodes the following:
- the LOC101764168 gene encoding protein YABBY 2; this encodes MSAPQIVPALEHVCYVHCNFCNTILAVSVPSNSMLNIVTVRCGHCTSLLSVNLRGLIQSLPVQNHLCLLVQENLKVHNFSFSTENYCEYAPSSSKYRMPTMFSTKGDQDHMLHVRAPEKRQRVPSAYNRFIKEEIRRIKASNPAISHREAFSTAAKNWAHFPNIHFGLGPLESSKKLDEAIGAAGHPHKVQDLY